A window of Lacibacter sediminis contains these coding sequences:
- a CDS encoding LacI family DNA-binding transcriptional regulator, protein MKFEAVTIKDIAKALGLSTSTVSRALRDSHEISAETKQLVLECAEKLNYRPNPIALSLKEKRSRSIGVVVCEIANTFFSQVINGIESIAYDRGYNVIVSQSRESYEREVIDLQFLASRSVDGVIISLSTETTDLTHIKALHARGMPIVLFDRIHDDIDTHKVIVDNYRGAYDATEHFIKQGFKRIAALAGSEFLSITAERLAGYHDALKAHNISYSKEYVQHCFYGGMVFSEVEEAMNKLLTLKQKPDAVITTSDKLTTGCVKTLKRRGLDIPKDMALIGFSNSDIAELVDPPLTVIRQPAEEMGRAATELLLQLVESKRPVKDFEKRVLTPELLIRGSAIKS, encoded by the coding sequence ATGAAGTTTGAAGCTGTAACGATAAAAGATATTGCTAAAGCATTGGGCCTTTCCACATCAACTGTATCGAGGGCCTTGCGTGACAGTCATGAGATCAGTGCCGAAACCAAACAACTGGTTTTGGAATGCGCAGAGAAACTCAATTACCGGCCCAATCCCATTGCCTTAAGTTTGAAAGAAAAGCGTAGCCGCTCCATTGGTGTGGTGGTGTGTGAAATTGCCAATACGTTTTTCTCACAGGTGATCAATGGAATTGAATCGATCGCATATGACAGAGGTTATAATGTTATTGTTTCGCAAAGTCGGGAGTCATACGAACGTGAAGTGATCGATCTCCAGTTCCTTGCATCACGTTCAGTTGATGGGGTGATCATTTCTTTATCAACTGAAACAACTGATCTTACGCATATCAAAGCATTGCATGCACGTGGCATGCCGATTGTGCTGTTCGATCGCATTCATGACGATATTGATACGCATAAAGTAATTGTTGATAATTACCGTGGTGCTTATGATGCTACTGAGCATTTTATCAAGCAAGGGTTTAAACGTATTGCTGCATTGGCAGGTTCTGAGTTTTTATCGATTACAGCAGAACGTTTGGCCGGTTACCATGATGCATTGAAAGCGCATAACATTTCCTACAGCAAAGAATATGTGCAACATTGTTTTTACGGAGGTATGGTTTTTTCGGAAGTGGAAGAAGCCATGAACAAGCTGCTTACGTTGAAACAAAAGCCCGATGCAGTAATTACTACCAGTGATAAATTAACAACCGGCTGTGTGAAGACACTCAAACGCCGTGGATTGGATATTCCAAAAGACATGGCATTGATCGGATTTTCAAATTCTGATATTGCTGAGTTGGTTGATCCGCCGTTGACAGTGATTCGTCAGCCGGCAGAAGAAATGGGAAGAGCTGCTACGGAACTTTTGTTACAGTTGGTAGAAAGTAAACGGCCGGTAAAGGATTTTGAAAAACGGGTACTTACGCCTGAGTTATTGATCAGAGGGTCGGCCATTAAATCATAA